A region from the Neomonachus schauinslandi chromosome 2, ASM220157v2, whole genome shotgun sequence genome encodes:
- the HR gene encoding lysine-specific demethylase hairless, with translation MESTPSFLKDTAAWEKTAPEKGILGQEPDTLPRDGLRRGALCLGEPAPFWRGVLSTPDSWFPPGIPQSPKDTLPLVEGEGPRNGERKANWLGSKEGLRWKEAMLTHPLALCGSAYPPRYGPLIPEHNGGHPKSDPVAFRPLHCPFLLETKILEQAPFWVPTCLPPYLVSSLPPERPCDWPLAPHPWVYSGGQPKELSAFGLGSKGFYHKDPSILRLAKEPLATAEPGLLGLASGGHLQRTGEVERPSFHQRDGEAGVGRHQNLCPFLLGHPDSAPRTPWSPCPPGLVHTLGNVWAVPGGGSLGYHLGPSATSRCPSPGPPTTQGGCCSSHPPARDGGLGPCGKCQEGGTIGPSESNEEVNKASGPRACPPSHHTKLKKTWLTRHSEQFGCPGGCPGDEESPSAQLQVLKRASSPEVQGAGGSPAAKRPPDPFPGSAGQGARGRQEMLDSSFGNKAEAMQHDDHRGPQDGRASLQDPGLQDTSCSAPLAGMAPCQSCTHAAGEAGGLARHSQQVPRLPPGGEQPQEEDSAASLEEGGGSGPEARLSKGLAKHLLSGLGDRLCRLLRREREALAWAQREGQGPARTEDNQGVPRCCSRCHRGLFNTHWKCPHCSHRLCVACGRMAGARRARDKAGPQEESAEECPQEAGHTASSLMLTQFVSSQALAELSTAMHEVWVKFDIRGHCPCQADARVWASGDGGQQKESTEKTPPVPQSSCNGDTNRTKHIKEETPDSTETPAEDRAGRRPLPCPSLCELLASTAVKLCLGHERIHMAFAPVTPALPSDDRITNILDSIIAQVVERKIQEKALGPGLRAGPGLRKGLGLPLSPVRPRLPPPGALLWLQEPRPQRGFHVFQEHWRQGQPVLVSGIQRTLRGNLWGTEALGALGGQVQALTPLGPPQPTSLHSATFWEGFSRPEIRPKSDEGSVLLLHRALGDEDTSRMENLAASLPLPEYCARHGKLNLASYLPPGPALRPLEPQLWAAYGVSPHRGHLGTKNLCVEVTDLVSVLVRSETPPPTWHRAQKDFLSGLDGEGLWSPGSQVSTVWHVFRAQDAQRIRRFLQMVCPAGAGNLEPGTPGYCYLDAGLRRRLREEWGVNCWTLLQAPGEAVLVPAGAPHQVQGLVSTVSVTQHFLSPETSALSAQLCHQGPSLSPDRRLLYAQMDWAVFQAVKVSVGTLQEAK, from the exons ATGGAGAGTACGCCCAGCTTCCTGAAGGACACCGCAGCCTGGGAGAAGACAGCCCCTGAGAAGGGCATCCTGGGACAGGAGCCGGATACCCTGCCTCGAGATGGTCTGCGCCGGGGTGCACTGTGCCTGGGAGAGCCTGCTCCCTTCTGGAGGGGTGTCCTAAGCACCCCAGACTCCTGGTTTCCCCCTGGCATTCCCCAGAGCCCCAAGGACACGCTCCCACTGGTGGAGGGAGAAGGCCCCCGCAATGGGGAGAGGAAGGCCAACTGGCTGGGTAGCAAGGAGGGGCTGCGCTGGAAGGAGGCAATGCTTACCCACCCACTGGCACTTTGTGGCTCAGCGTACCCGCCTCGCTATGGCCCCCTGATTCCTGAGCATAATGGTGGCCATCCCAAGAGTGACCCTGTGGCCTTCCGGCCCTTGCACTGCCCCTTCCTTCTGGAGACCAAGATCCTCGAGCAAGCTCCCTTCTGGGTGCCCACCTGCTTGCCACCCTACCTAGTGTCCAGCCTGCCCCCAGAGCGCCCATGTGACTGGCCCCTGGCCCCACACCCCTGGGTGTACTCAGGGGGGCAGCCCAAAGAgctctctgccttcggcttaggcaGCAAG GGCTTTTACCACAAGGATCCAAGCATCCTCAGGCTGGCAAAGGAACCATTGGCAACTGCAGAACCTGGGTTGTTAGGCTTAGCCTCTGGTGGGCATCTCCAGAGAACTGGGGAAGTGGAGCGACCTTCATTCCAccagagagatggagaggcagGAGTCGGCAGGCATCAGAACCTTTGCCCATTCCTCCTGGGGCATCCGGACTCTGCTCCCCGGACCCCCTGGTCCCCATGCCCCCCGGGCCTGGTTCATACTCTTGGCAACGTCTGGGCTGTACCGGGGGGTGGGAGCCTTGGGTACCATCTGGGGCCATCAGCTACATCAaggtgcccctctcctgggcctccTACCACCCAGGGAGGCTGTTGCTCATCTCACCCACCTGCTAGAGATGGAGGTCTTGGCCCCTGTGGGAAGTGCCAGGAGGGGGGCACCATCGGGCCCAGTGAATCCAACGAGGAAGTGAACAAGGCCTCTGGTCCCAGGGCCTGCCCACCCAGCCATCACACCAAGCTAAAGAAGACATGGCTCACACGACACTCTGAGCAGTTTGGGTGTCCCGGTGGCTGCCCTGGGGACGAGGAGAGCCCTTCTGCCCAGCTGCAGGTCCTCAAGAGGGCAAGCAGCCCTGAGGTCCAGGGAGCGGGTGGAAGCCCAGCTGCCAAGCGCCCGCCCGACCCTTTCCCAGGCAGTGCGGGGCAGGGGGCCAGAGGCCGGCAGGAGATGCTGGACTCATCATTTGGGAACAAGGCGGAGGCCATGCAGCATGATGACCACAGAG GACCCCAAGATGGCAGGGCCAGCCTCCAGGACCCAGGGCTTCAGGATACATCTTGTTCGGCTCCCCTGGCAGGCATGGCTCCATGCCAAAGCTGTACCCATGCAGCTGGAGAGGCGGGAGGGCTGGCCCGCCACTCCCAGCAAGTGCCGAG ATTGCCTCCGGGAGGGGAGCAGCCACAGGAGGAAGACTCAGCAGCCAgcttggaggagggaggagggtctggcCCCGAGGCCCGGCTCAGCAAGGGCCTTGCCAAGCATCTGCTAAGTGGTTTGGGGGACCGACTATGCCGCCTGCTGCGGAGGGAGCGCGAAGCCCTGGCCTGGGCGCAGCGGGAAG GCCAGGGACCCGCCAGGACAGAGGACAACCAAGGCGTTCCACGCTGCTGCAGCCGCTGCCACCGTGGACTCTTCAACACCCACTGGAAATGCCCCCACTGTAGCCACCGGCTGTGTGTGGCCTGTGGTCGCATGGCGGGTGCTAGGAGGGCCAGGGACAAAGCAG GCCCTCAGGAGGAGTCCGCGGAGGAGTGTCCCCAAGAGGCCGGGCATACTGCCAGTTCCCTGATGCTCACCCAATTCGTTTCTAGCCAGG CCTTGGCAGAATTGAGCACCGCCATGCACGAGGTTTGGGTCAAGTTTGACATCCGGGGGCACTGCCCCTGCCAAGCTGATGCCCGAGTGTGGGCCTCTGGGGATGGGGGCCAGCAG AAGGAGTCGACAGAGAAAACTCCCCCAGTTCCACAGTCTTCTTGCAATGGGGACACCAACAGGACCAAGCACATCAAAGAGG AGACCCCGGACTCCACTGAGACCCCGGCAGAGGACCGTGCCGGCCGAAGGCCCCTaccttgtccctctctctgtgaaCTGCTGGCCTCCACTGCTGTCAAACTCTGCTTGGGGCACGAGCGGATACACATGGCCTTTGCCCCGGTCACTCCTGCCCTGCCCAGC GACGACCGCATCACCAACATCCTGGACAGCATCATCGCGCAGGTGGTGGAAAGGAAGATCCAGGAGAAAGCCCTGGGGCCGGGGCTGCGGGCCGGGCCAGGACTGCGCAAAGGCCTGGGCCTGCCCCTCTCGCCAGTGCGGCCCCGGCTGCCTCCTCCCGGAGCTCTGCTGTGGCTGCAGGAGCCCAGGCCTCAGAGAGGCTTCCATGTCTTCCAGGAGCACTGGAGGCAGGGCCAG CCCGTGTTGGTGTCAGGGATTCAGAGGACATTGCGAGGCAACCTGTGGGGGACCGAAGCTCTTGGGGCACTTGGAGGCCAGGTGCAGGCACTGACCCCCCTTGGGCCTCCCCAGCCCACAAGCCTCCACAGTGCAACGTTCTGGGAGGGATTCTCCCGGCCTGAAA TTCGCCCAAAGTCAGACGAGGGCTCCGTCCTCCTGCTGCACAGAGCTCTGGGGGACGAGGACACCAGCAG GATGGAGAACCTGGCTgccagcctgcccctccctgagTACTGTGCCCGCCATGGGAAACTCAACTTGGCTTCCTACCTCCCACCTGGCCCCGCCCTGCGTCCACTGGAGCCCCAGCTGTGGGCCGCCTATG GTGTGAGCCCACACCGTGGGCACCTGGGGACCAAGAACCTCTGTGTGGAGGTGACCGACCTGGTCAGCGTCCTGGTACGCTCTGAGACCCCACCGCCTACCTGGCACCGGGCACAGAAAG ACTTCCTCTCAGGCCTGGACGGGGAGGGGCTCTGGTCTCCAGGCAGCCAGGTCAGCACTGTCTGGCACGTGTTCCGGGCACAGGACGCTCAGCGCATCCGCCGCTTTCTCCAGATG GTGTGCCCGGCCGGAGCAGGCAACCTGGAGCCTGGCACCCCGGGCTACTGCTACCTGGATGCAGGGCTGCGGCGGCGCCTGCGGGAGGAGTGGGGCGTGAACTGCTGGACCCTGCTGCAGGCCCCTGGAGAGGCCGTGCTGGTGCCTGCCGGGGCTCCCCACCAG GTACAGGGCCTAGTAAGCACTGTGAGTGTCACTCAGCACTTCCTGTCCCCGGAGACCTCTGCCCTCTCTGCTCAGCTCTGCCACCAGGGACCCAGCCTGTCCCCTGACCGCCGCCTGCTTTATGCCCAG atGGACTGGGCTGTGTTCCAAGCAGTGAAGGTGTCTGTGGGAACATTACAGGAGGCTAAATAG
- the HRURF gene encoding uncharacterized protein HRURF: MAQPTASAQKLVRPIRAVCRILQIPESDPSNLRP; this comes from the coding sequence ATGGCGCAACCCACGGCCTCGGCCCAGAAGCTGGTGCGGCCGATCCGCGCCGTGTGCCGCATCCTGCAGATCCCGGAATCCGACCCCTCCAACCTGCGGCCCTAG
- the REEP4 gene encoding receptor expression-enhancing protein 4, translating into MVSWMICRLVVLVFGMLYPAYASYKAVKTKNIREYVRWMMYWIVFALFMAVETFTDIFISWFPFYYEIKMAFVLWLLSPYTKGASLLYRKFVHPSLSRHEKEIDACIVQAKERSYETVLSFGKRGLNIAASAAVQAATKSQGALAGRLRSFSMQDLRSIPDAPAPAYQDPLYLEDQVPCLRPPIGYRAGGLQDSDTDDACWSDTEAVPQPPSRPREKPLGRSQSLRVVKRKPLVREGTTSRSLKVRTRKKTISSDMNS; encoded by the exons ATGGTGTCCTGGATGATCTGTCGCCTGGTGGT GTTGGTGTTTGGGATGCTGTACCCAGCTTATGCTTCCTACAAGGCTGTGAAGACCAAGAACATTCGTGAATAT gtCCGGTGGATGATGTACTGGATAGTCTTTGCACTGTTCATGGCCGTGGAGACCTTCACAGACATCTTTATTTCCTG GTTCCCTTTCTACTACGAGATCAAAATGGCCTTTGTGCTGTGGTTGCTATCACCTTACACCAAAGGGGCCAGCCTGCTTTACCGCAAGTTTGTCCACCCATCCTTGTCCCGTCATGAGAAG GAGATTGACGCCTGCATCGTGCAGGCCAAGGAGCGCAGCTATGAGACGGTGCTCAGCTTTGGGAAACGGGGCCTCAACATTGCTGCTTCAGCCGCTGTGCAGGCTGCCACCAAG AGTCAGGGCGCACTGGCCGGAAGGTTGCGAAGCTTCTCCATGCAGGACCTGCGCTCCATCCCTGATGCCCCTGCCCCCGCCTACCAAGATCCCCTCTACCTGGAGGACCAAGTACCTTGCCTCAGGCCACCCATcg GGTACCGGGCAGGGGGCCTGCAGGACAGCGACACCGACGATGCGTGTTGGTCAGACACAGAGGCAGTTCCCCAGCCACCCAGCCGGCCCCGAGAGAAGCCTCTCGGCCGCAGCCAGAGCCTGCGTGTGGTCAAGAGGAAGCCGCTGGTGCGAGAG GGCACCACCTCGCGCTCCCTGAAGGTTCGGACAAGGAAAAAGACCATTTCTTCAGACATGAACAGCTAG